One window of Stenotrophomonas indicatrix genomic DNA carries:
- the radC gene encoding DNA repair protein RadC: protein MPIHEWPEEERPREKLLARGPTSLSDAELLALFLGSGIGGRDAVQTARDLLLAHGPLRVLLDRPARELSKLPGLGPARSCTLAAGLELAHRYLAAELQQGEAVGNNPSAVGRYLQHRLRGQARELFVVLFLDNRHRMIACEELFAGTINAAPVYPREVVRRALLHNAAAVILSHNHPSGDPEPSAADAQITEELQRALALVDIRLLDHFVVGEGRPVSFAERGLLPPLQARLVG, encoded by the coding sequence ATGCCCATCCATGAATGGCCCGAAGAAGAGCGCCCCCGCGAGAAGCTGCTGGCCCGGGGTCCCACGTCACTGTCCGACGCCGAACTGCTGGCCCTGTTCCTGGGTTCCGGCATTGGCGGCCGGGACGCCGTCCAGACTGCGCGTGACCTGTTGCTCGCCCACGGTCCATTGCGGGTGCTGCTGGACCGCCCCGCCCGCGAGCTGTCGAAACTCCCTGGGTTGGGGCCGGCTCGCAGCTGCACGCTGGCCGCCGGGCTGGAGTTGGCCCATCGCTACCTGGCTGCTGAACTGCAGCAGGGTGAAGCCGTCGGCAACAACCCTTCGGCCGTCGGTCGTTACCTGCAGCACCGCCTGCGCGGGCAGGCGCGGGAGCTGTTCGTGGTCCTGTTCCTGGACAACCGCCACCGTATGATCGCCTGCGAGGAACTGTTCGCAGGCACCATCAACGCGGCCCCGGTCTACCCCCGCGAAGTGGTGCGCAGAGCCCTGCTGCACAACGCCGCCGCGGTCATCCTCAGCCATAACCATCCCTCCGGCGACCCGGAACCCTCGGCCGCCGACGCGCAGATCACCGAGGAGCTGCAGCGGGCCCTGGCACTGGTCGACATCCGCCTGCTGGACCACTTCGTGGTGGGCGAAGGGCGTCCCGTTTCGTTTGCTGAACGGGGTCTTCTACCGCCGCTTCAGGCCCGCCTGGTCGGATGA
- a CDS encoding response regulator, producing the protein MQPRIIIADDHPVVLHGIRIVLERHQMDVAGAAADGAGLLQLLVQQPCHAVLTDLSMPGPGPDGPELLAVLRQRHPELPVVVLTGARHPGLLDGLLRDGVHGLVDKSADFAELPQALHAAMAGQIFVSDQLRRHLQARDLLFPHPPAALSIRELEVLQLLTDGLNINAIADRSGRSPKTISRQKAEAMRKLGLQNNQELYDYLQTRRD; encoded by the coding sequence GTGCAACCGCGCATCATCATTGCCGACGACCATCCGGTCGTCCTGCACGGCATCCGAATCGTGCTCGAGCGTCACCAGATGGACGTGGCCGGTGCCGCTGCCGACGGCGCCGGACTGCTGCAGCTGCTGGTGCAGCAGCCCTGCCATGCCGTTCTCACCGACCTGTCCATGCCCGGCCCGGGCCCGGATGGTCCCGAACTGCTGGCCGTGCTGCGCCAACGCCATCCCGAACTTCCCGTGGTGGTGCTGACCGGGGCCAGGCACCCGGGGTTGCTCGATGGCCTGCTACGCGATGGCGTACACGGACTGGTCGACAAGAGCGCCGACTTCGCCGAGCTGCCGCAGGCCCTGCATGCCGCCATGGCAGGGCAGATATTCGTTTCCGATCAGCTGCGGCGCCACCTGCAGGCCCGCGATCTGCTGTTCCCCCATCCACCGGCTGCGTTGTCGATACGCGAACTGGAAGTGCTGCAACTGCTGACCGACGGCCTGAACATCAATGCCATCGCCGACCGCAGCGGACGCAGCCCGAAGACGATCAGCCGGCAGAAGGCAGAAGCCATGCGCAAGCTGGGCCTGCAGAACAACCAGGAGCTGTACGACTACCTGCAGACCCGGCGCGACTGA
- the coaBC gene encoding bifunctional phosphopantothenoylcysteine decarboxylase/phosphopantothenate--cysteine ligase CoaBC, whose product MADSPNASPTRIRALEGQKLLLCVGGGIAAYKALELVRRLRDAGALVQVAMTAGAQQFVTPLSFQALSGQPTRTTLWDSAAEQAMGHIELARWADRIVIAPGTADLLARLAQGHADDLVSTLCLASTAPLTVCPAMNHRMWLHPATQANIALLRQRGAQVIGPVDGPLAEGESGPGRLAEPADIVAALAANGTAAAVAAAPETHALQGLRLLISAGPTYEDIDPVRYVGNRSSGKMGYALAAAAAGLGAQVVLVSGPVQLPTPPGVQRIDVRSAAQMREAVLNALPADIYIGAAAVSDYTPRQVAAQKLKKTADSQSLVIELVRTPDILAEVAAQTQSLKLVVGFAAETHDVEKYARGKLVDKRLDLVIANQVGISGGGFESDNNAATAFWQDGEQVFPATSKRELAEQLLALIARRLQA is encoded by the coding sequence GTGGCTGATTCTCCCAACGCTTCCCCGACGCGGATCCGCGCGCTGGAAGGCCAGAAACTGCTCTTGTGTGTCGGCGGCGGGATCGCGGCCTACAAGGCCCTGGAACTGGTTCGACGCCTGCGTGATGCCGGTGCGCTGGTGCAGGTGGCGATGACAGCCGGCGCCCAGCAGTTCGTCACGCCACTCAGCTTCCAGGCCCTTTCCGGCCAGCCGACGCGCACCACGTTGTGGGACAGCGCCGCCGAACAGGCCATGGGCCACATTGAACTGGCACGCTGGGCCGATCGCATCGTGATCGCGCCGGGTACCGCCGACCTGCTGGCACGCCTGGCCCAGGGCCACGCCGACGATCTGGTCAGCACCCTGTGCCTGGCCAGCACCGCGCCGCTGACCGTGTGCCCGGCGATGAACCATCGGATGTGGCTGCATCCGGCTACCCAGGCCAATATCGCTCTGCTGCGCCAGCGTGGCGCGCAGGTGATCGGTCCGGTCGATGGGCCGCTGGCGGAAGGCGAGTCCGGCCCCGGCCGCTTGGCCGAGCCGGCCGACATCGTCGCCGCACTGGCCGCCAACGGCACTGCTGCCGCCGTCGCTGCAGCGCCGGAGACGCACGCGCTGCAGGGCCTGCGCCTGCTCATCAGCGCCGGCCCGACCTATGAAGACATCGACCCGGTGCGTTACGTGGGCAACCGCAGCAGCGGCAAGATGGGGTACGCGCTGGCCGCCGCTGCCGCTGGGCTGGGTGCCCAGGTGGTGCTGGTCAGCGGGCCGGTGCAGCTGCCGACGCCGCCCGGCGTGCAGCGCATCGATGTGCGCTCTGCCGCGCAGATGCGCGAGGCGGTACTGAATGCGCTGCCGGCCGACATCTACATCGGTGCTGCCGCCGTTTCCGATTACACCCCGCGCCAGGTGGCCGCGCAAAAGCTGAAGAAGACCGCCGACAGCCAGTCGCTGGTGATCGAGCTGGTGCGCACCCCGGACATCCTGGCCGAGGTTGCCGCGCAGACGCAGTCGTTGAAGCTGGTGGTCGGCTTTGCCGCCGAGACCCACGACGTGGAGAAATATGCGCGCGGCAAGCTGGTCGACAAGCGCCTGGACCTGGTGATCGCCAACCAGGTGGGCATCAGCGGCGGCGGTTTCGAAAGCGACAACAATGCCGCCACGGCCTTCTGGCAGGATGGCGAACAGGTATTCCCGGCTACTTCCAAGCGTGAGCTGGCCGAACAACTGCTGGCGCTGATCGCGCGGAGGCTTCAGGCATGA
- the dut gene encoding dUTP diphosphatase — MTQASNTHVFSPQPLQVKLLDPRFGDSWPLPAYATEASAGMDLRAALETALTLQPGDTALIPSGLAIHIADPHLCAVILPRSGLGHRHGIVLGNGTGLIDADYQGPLLISVWNRGREAFTIEPGDRIAQLVVVPIARVSLQVVDTFTDSVRGTGGFGHTGVR; from the coding sequence ATGACCCAGGCAAGCAACACCCACGTATTCTCCCCGCAACCGTTGCAGGTCAAGCTGCTCGACCCGCGTTTCGGCGACAGCTGGCCGCTGCCGGCCTATGCCACCGAAGCCAGTGCTGGCATGGACCTGCGCGCGGCGCTGGAAACCGCGCTGACCCTGCAGCCGGGCGACACCGCACTGATCCCCAGCGGCCTGGCCATCCATATCGCCGATCCGCATCTGTGCGCGGTGATCCTGCCGCGTTCGGGCCTGGGCCACCGCCATGGCATCGTGCTCGGCAACGGCACCGGCCTGATCGACGCCGATTACCAGGGGCCGCTGCTGATCAGTGTCTGGAACCGTGGCCGCGAGGCCTTCACCATCGAGCCGGGCGATCGCATCGCGCAGCTGGTGGTCGTGCCGATTGCCCGCGTCAGCCTGCAGGTGGTGGATACTTTCACCGACAGCGTGCGGGGAACGGGTGGATTCGGCCATACCGGGGTGCGTTGA
- a CDS encoding phosphomannomutase/phosphoglucomutase — protein MSGIGEAQRGKTLGRSAPLLGVLLVLLAAWFGWSAVQQWRQAASGDALEQARDQAVQGLQQAASGQLQQLQQQLKGDRVQQALQAGDAAGAALALRESWTGVEHVDVLGADLAVGYADAATFGYARLALLESALAEGKATLRVVRDGGGNRLGLAAPVQLAGAGPALVYVRQPLLRLTAPLDQVRVPGNGFLALRQGAHNIVVQGDTGLSESAEAMARPVAGTPLRLAAGVPNVEPGPLGLGALASAIVALLLAFIAVLLVVGRGRLPKSLPLPSRRSAVADTDHGPTLRESLQMVPPAVPGEAVAEAAPPPPPPVPAEELAAGIFRAYDIRGVVGSELTARTAALIGQAIGTVALEQGLREVVIGRDGRLSGPELSAGLAEGLRRAGCAVIDIGLAPTPVVYFAAFHLRTGTCVAVTGSHNPPDYNGFKIVIGGETLSGDAITDLYQRIVEGRLVQAAEPGDYQQREVAADYIQRIADDVQLDRPLKVVADAGNGVAGAFAPQLLEAIGAEVIPLYCDVDGTFPNHHPDPSEPANLEDLVQTVKRFGADLGVAFDGDGDRLGVVTGEGKIIYADRLLMLFAADVLMRNPGAMVIYDVKCTGKLSDHVLRNGGSPLMWKTGHSLMKAKMRETDAELAGEMSGHFFFKERWFGFDDGLYAAARLLEILAQREETPDEVLAELPEMVATPELKVPVAEGTPHALVAMLVAAAQSPDNPYVGGRLSTIDGLRVDFADGWGLVRASNTTPVLVLRFEGNDEAALERIQALFRSQLQPVLGDAPLGF, from the coding sequence ATGAGCGGCATCGGGGAAGCACAGCGGGGCAAGACGTTGGGGCGCAGCGCGCCATTGCTGGGCGTGCTGCTGGTACTGCTGGCCGCGTGGTTCGGCTGGAGCGCGGTGCAGCAGTGGCGGCAGGCGGCCAGCGGGGACGCGCTGGAACAGGCGCGCGACCAGGCCGTGCAAGGGCTGCAGCAGGCTGCCTCCGGCCAGTTGCAGCAGCTGCAGCAGCAGTTGAAGGGTGACCGCGTGCAGCAGGCGCTGCAGGCCGGTGATGCCGCCGGCGCTGCCTTGGCGCTGCGGGAGAGCTGGACCGGCGTCGAGCACGTGGACGTGCTGGGCGCTGACCTGGCCGTGGGCTATGCCGATGCGGCCACCTTTGGATATGCACGCCTGGCCCTGCTGGAATCGGCGCTGGCCGAGGGCAAGGCAACCCTGCGCGTGGTCCGCGATGGCGGTGGCAACCGTCTGGGTCTGGCCGCGCCGGTACAGCTGGCCGGTGCTGGACCGGCGCTGGTCTATGTCCGCCAGCCGCTGCTGAGGTTGACCGCGCCGTTGGATCAGGTGCGCGTCCCCGGCAACGGCTTCCTGGCGCTGCGCCAAGGAGCACACAACATCGTGGTGCAGGGCGATACCGGCCTGTCCGAGAGCGCCGAAGCAATGGCGCGCCCGGTGGCCGGAACCCCGTTGCGATTGGCCGCCGGAGTGCCCAATGTGGAACCCGGCCCGCTGGGGCTGGGAGCCCTGGCCAGCGCGATTGTCGCCCTGCTGCTGGCCTTCATCGCGGTACTGCTGGTGGTAGGCCGTGGCCGGCTGCCGAAGTCACTGCCGCTGCCCAGCCGGCGCAGCGCGGTGGCCGACACCGATCACGGCCCGACCCTGCGTGAAAGCCTGCAGATGGTCCCGCCGGCGGTGCCTGGCGAGGCGGTCGCCGAGGCTGCACCGCCACCGCCGCCACCGGTTCCCGCCGAGGAACTGGCTGCGGGCATCTTCCGTGCCTACGACATCCGCGGTGTGGTCGGCAGCGAGCTGACGGCGCGCACCGCCGCGCTGATCGGCCAGGCCATCGGCACCGTCGCCCTTGAGCAGGGCCTGCGCGAGGTGGTGATCGGCCGCGATGGGCGCCTGTCCGGTCCCGAACTGTCGGCGGGGCTGGCCGAAGGCCTGCGGCGAGCCGGTTGTGCGGTGATCGATATCGGCCTGGCGCCGACCCCGGTGGTGTATTTCGCCGCCTTCCATCTGCGCACCGGTACCTGTGTAGCGGTCACTGGCAGCCACAATCCGCCGGACTACAACGGTTTCAAGATCGTCATCGGTGGTGAGACCCTGTCCGGCGATGCGATCACCGACCTTTACCAGCGCATTGTCGAAGGACGTCTGGTGCAGGCGGCGGAGCCGGGTGATTACCAGCAGCGCGAGGTCGCCGCTGATTACATCCAGCGTATTGCCGATGACGTGCAGCTGGACCGCCCGCTGAAGGTGGTCGCCGACGCGGGTAACGGTGTGGCCGGTGCCTTCGCGCCGCAGCTGCTGGAAGCGATCGGCGCCGAGGTCATTCCGTTGTACTGCGATGTCGACGGCACCTTCCCCAACCACCACCCCGATCCCAGCGAGCCAGCAAACCTGGAAGACCTGGTGCAGACGGTCAAGCGCTTCGGCGCCGACCTCGGCGTGGCGTTCGATGGTGATGGCGATCGCCTCGGTGTGGTCACCGGTGAAGGCAAGATCATCTACGCCGACCGTCTGCTGATGCTGTTCGCCGCCGACGTGCTGATGCGCAACCCGGGCGCGATGGTGATCTACGACGTGAAGTGCACCGGCAAGTTGTCTGATCACGTGCTGCGCAATGGTGGCAGCCCGTTGATGTGGAAGACCGGGCACTCGCTGATGAAGGCGAAGATGCGCGAGACCGACGCCGAACTGGCGGGCGAGATGAGCGGCCACTTCTTCTTCAAGGAGCGCTGGTTCGGCTTCGACGACGGCCTGTACGCCGCTGCGCGCCTGCTGGAGATCCTGGCCCAGCGCGAAGAGACACCTGACGAAGTGCTGGCCGAGCTGCCGGAAATGGTGGCGACGCCGGAGCTGAAGGTGCCGGTGGCCGAGGGAACCCCGCACGCGCTGGTGGCGATGCTGGTGGCCGCTGCGCAGTCGCCGGACAACCCGTATGTCGGCGGTCGCCTGTCGACCATCGACGGCCTGCGGGTGGACTTCGCCGACGGCTGGGGCCTGGTTCGCGCGTCCAACACCACGCCGGTGCTGGTGCTGCGCTTCGAAGGCAACGACGAAGCGGCACTGGAACGTATCCAGGCATTGTTCCGCAGCCAGCTGCAGCCGGTGCTGGGCGACGCCCCGCTGGGATTCTGA
- a CDS encoding response regulator transcription factor, translating into MSPTPTDASAPAPRVLVIDDETQIRRFLDISLRAQGYQVRQAATGQEGLQMAASEDMDLVILDIGLPDMEGHEVLEQLRQWSQVPVIMLTVRAGETEKVRALDNGANDYVTKPFGTQELMARVRALLRTRSVPTDGTPPVFDDGHLHVDLVRREVAINGELVALTRKEYALLSLLLRNAGRVVTQPQILQEIWGPTHQHDTHYLRILVGKLRHKLGDSALDSRYLFTEPGVGLRFKG; encoded by the coding sequence ATGAGTCCGACCCCGACTGACGCCAGCGCGCCGGCCCCGCGCGTGCTGGTGATCGACGATGAAACCCAGATCCGCCGGTTCCTGGACATCAGCCTGCGCGCGCAGGGCTATCAGGTGCGCCAGGCCGCGACCGGCCAGGAAGGCCTGCAGATGGCCGCCAGCGAGGACATGGACCTGGTGATCCTGGACATCGGCCTGCCGGACATGGAAGGCCACGAGGTACTGGAGCAGCTGCGGCAGTGGAGCCAGGTGCCGGTGATCATGCTGACCGTGCGTGCCGGCGAAACCGAGAAGGTGCGTGCACTGGACAACGGCGCCAACGACTACGTGACCAAACCCTTCGGCACCCAGGAGCTGATGGCGCGGGTACGTGCGCTGCTGCGCACACGCAGCGTACCGACCGATGGCACGCCGCCGGTGTTCGACGATGGCCACCTGCACGTGGACCTGGTGCGCCGCGAAGTGGCGATCAATGGCGAGCTGGTGGCGTTGACCCGCAAGGAGTACGCGCTGTTGTCGCTGCTGCTGCGCAATGCCGGTCGGGTGGTGACGCAACCGCAGATCCTGCAGGAGATCTGGGGACCCACCCATCAGCATGACACCCACTACCTGCGCATCCTGGTCGGCAAGCTGCGGCACAAGCTGGGCGACTCGGCGCTGGATTCACGCTACCTGTTTACGGAACCGGGCGTGGGGTTGCGGTTCAAGGGGTGA